A window of Myxococcus xanthus contains these coding sequences:
- a CDS encoding low molecular weight phosphatase family protein, with amino-acid sequence MNKVIFACVRNAGRSLMAEAFFNVMVDPQKARAVSAGTQPGDKVHPEVLAAMRDIGIDLHDVKPRLLTDDLTQDAQWLITLGCGEACPQVPGLQREDWPLEDPKDKSDVLVHRIRDELAARVAGLLEREGWMRAG; translated from the coding sequence ATGAACAAGGTCATCTTCGCCTGTGTACGCAACGCTGGCCGCTCGCTGATGGCGGAGGCGTTCTTCAATGTGATGGTAGACCCCCAGAAGGCGCGCGCCGTCTCCGCGGGGACGCAGCCCGGCGACAAGGTTCATCCCGAAGTGCTCGCGGCCATGCGGGACATTGGCATCGACCTGCACGACGTGAAGCCCCGCCTGCTCACGGACGACCTGACCCAGGACGCGCAATGGCTCATCACCCTGGGATGTGGCGAGGCCTGTCCCCAGGTGCCGGGGCTCCAGCGCGAGGACTGGCCGCTGGAAGACCCCAAGGACAAGTCGGACGTCCTGGTCCACCGCATCCGCGACGAGCTGGCCGCCCGCGTGGCGGGACTGCTGGAGCGCGAAGGGTGGATGCGCGCCGGCTAG